One region of Trinickia violacea genomic DNA includes:
- the fusA gene encoding elongation factor G, producing MDYSPDAIRTIALVGHGGCGKTSIAEALLHQGGAVHAPGSVERGTTVCDFDPLERKYHHSLNSAVTHLHYRDTRIHLLDTPGYPDFSGLSISTLSAVETAAIVINAQTGIEMTTRRMMEWAGKRKLCRMIIVNGIDGEKVDLPGLLAQIQEAFGKSCLPINLPAQSGRQVVDCFFNPAGEADFLSVETAHNQLIDQVIEIDPQLMELYLEQGEAITPEQLHEPFERALREGHLIPVCFTSAINGAGIAELLDVFVRLLPNPSEGNPPLFYRDADGRQEVVHAEPDAGKHVLAHVFKIVVDPYIGKMAVFRIHQGTIRRDSQLYIGLGRQPFRVAHLMMLQGKDHVDVPEAGPGDICATAKVDEIGFDAVLHDAPEDGDIHLTPLDFPTPIYGLAIEPARRGNEQRLWEILQKLGAEDPCLRIEHPVGTNETVVRGLGELHLRHMLERLADQYKVDVVTRPPKIAYRETIGGKAEGHHRHKKQTGGAGQFGEVMLRVEPLPRGAGFEFVDAVKGGAIPGQFIPAVEKGILQVIESGPLAGFPMQDVRVTVFDGKSHSVDSKEVAFVTAGRKAFIDAVLKAQPIVLEPIVDIEVMTPETAMGDIIGDLSSKRGQVHGTRNIAGNAVVVAGQVPLSELNDYQSRLNAIAGGHGNYSIQLSHYDPVPPSQQERLASQHKKQGDAAAQ from the coding sequence ATGGATTACAGCCCCGATGCCATCCGTACCATCGCCCTGGTCGGGCATGGCGGCTGCGGCAAGACTTCCATTGCCGAAGCGCTGCTCCACCAGGGCGGCGCGGTGCACGCGCCCGGCAGCGTGGAGCGCGGCACCACGGTCTGCGACTTCGACCCGCTCGAGCGCAAATACCATCACTCCCTGAATTCCGCCGTCACCCACCTGCATTACCGCGACACCCGCATCCACCTCCTCGATACCCCCGGTTATCCCGACTTTTCGGGACTGTCGATCAGCACGCTTTCCGCCGTCGAGACCGCCGCCATCGTCATCAATGCGCAGACCGGCATCGAAATGACCACGCGGCGCATGATGGAATGGGCCGGGAAACGCAAGCTCTGCCGAATGATCATCGTGAACGGCATCGACGGCGAAAAAGTCGATCTTCCCGGTTTGCTCGCGCAAATCCAGGAGGCGTTCGGCAAGTCGTGCCTGCCGATCAACCTGCCGGCGCAGAGCGGACGGCAGGTCGTCGATTGCTTCTTCAACCCTGCCGGCGAGGCCGATTTTTTGTCGGTGGAAACCGCGCACAATCAATTGATCGATCAGGTCATCGAGATCGATCCGCAATTGATGGAGCTCTACCTGGAGCAAGGCGAGGCCATCACTCCCGAGCAATTGCACGAGCCGTTCGAGCGCGCGCTGCGCGAAGGCCATCTGATACCGGTCTGCTTCACGTCCGCGATAAATGGTGCCGGGATTGCGGAATTGCTCGACGTGTTCGTGCGGCTCTTGCCGAATCCATCGGAAGGCAACCCGCCCCTTTTCTATCGCGATGCGGACGGCCGCCAGGAAGTCGTTCACGCCGAACCCGACGCCGGCAAGCATGTGCTCGCCCACGTCTTCAAGATCGTCGTCGATCCGTACATCGGCAAGATGGCCGTGTTTCGCATTCATCAGGGCACGATCAGGCGCGACAGCCAGCTCTACATCGGGCTCGGACGGCAGCCGTTTCGCGTGGCGCACTTGATGATGCTGCAGGGCAAGGACCATGTGGATGTTCCCGAGGCCGGACCCGGCGACATCTGCGCCACGGCCAAGGTCGACGAGATCGGCTTCGATGCCGTGCTGCACGATGCTCCCGAAGACGGCGATATCCACCTGACGCCGCTCGACTTCCCCACCCCGATCTACGGCCTCGCGATCGAACCCGCGCGCCGCGGCAACGAGCAGCGCCTCTGGGAGATTCTGCAGAAACTCGGCGCGGAAGATCCGTGCCTGCGCATCGAACACCCGGTCGGGACGAACGAAACCGTCGTGCGCGGTTTGGGCGAGCTGCATCTGCGCCACATGCTCGAACGGCTCGCCGACCAGTACAAAGTCGACGTCGTGACGCGGCCGCCGAAGATCGCCTATCGCGAGACCATCGGCGGCAAGGCCGAAGGACATCACCGCCACAAGAAGCAAACGGGCGGCGCGGGCCAATTCGGCGAGGTGATGCTGCGCGTCGAGCCGCTGCCGCGCGGCGCCGGCTTCGAGTTCGTCGATGCCGTCAAGGGCGGCGCCATCCCAGGCCAGTTCATTCCGGCAGTCGAAAAAGGCATTCTTCAGGTGATCGAGAGCGGGCCGCTCGCGGGATTTCCGATGCAAGACGTGCGCGTCACCGTGTTCGACGGCAAGAGCCATTCCGTCGATTCCAAGGAGGTGGCGTTCGTCACCGCGGGGCGCAAGGCGTTCATCGATGCGGTGCTGAAGGCACAACCGATCGTGCTCGAACCGATCGTCGACATCGAGGTGATGACGCCGGAAACGGCAATGGGCGACATCATCGGCGATTTGTCGTCAAAGCGCGGGCAGGTTCACGGCACGCGCAACATCGCGGGCAACGCGGTGGTCGTCGCGGGACAGGTGCCGCTGTCGGAACTCAACGATTACCAGTCACGGTTGAACGCCATTGCGGGCGGGCATGGGAACTACAGCATCCAGCTCAGCCACTACGATCCGGTGCCGCCTTCCCAGCAGGAGAGACTGGCGTCGCAACATAAGAAGCAGGGGGATGCTGCAGCGCAATGA
- a CDS encoding MraY family glycosyltransferase: MPNLILGLLICFLITLVIVKYARLAGHHALDHDLTGVQKMHVVAVPRIGGIAVAIAVTLTMMLGGWLGTNPREESYELLLCATPVLLGGVLEDLTKHVSPTARLLCAIASAAVGVFVLRAVVGRVDLPLIDHLLKFWPVALGLTLLMVSGLTNAINIIDGFNGLAGGFAILVFGSLGLVAHQVDDWLILSISLTMIGAIMGFLIWNYPFASIFLGDGGAYFIGFIMAELVVLLITRHPSVSAWYAAVVTIYPVCETVFTIYRRRFVRGCAAGKPDGIHLHTLIFRRLVRRGGHPETPRQRTRRNARTSPYLWLISLIAVVPATFFWQNEVVLTATAITFIAVYVWLYISIVKFRTPRWLVTYMPHEVEPPATETPTNPPC; this comes from the coding sequence ATGCCGAACTTGATACTTGGCTTACTGATCTGCTTCCTGATCACCCTCGTCATCGTCAAATATGCGCGCCTTGCCGGCCACCACGCGCTCGACCATGACCTCACCGGCGTCCAGAAGATGCACGTGGTGGCGGTGCCTCGGATCGGCGGTATCGCTGTGGCGATCGCAGTCACGCTGACAATGATGCTCGGAGGGTGGCTCGGCACGAATCCGCGCGAAGAATCGTACGAATTGCTTCTTTGCGCCACCCCGGTCCTGTTGGGCGGCGTCTTGGAGGACCTCACCAAACACGTTAGTCCCACGGCCAGGCTGCTTTGCGCGATCGCCTCGGCGGCGGTAGGCGTGTTCGTGCTGCGGGCGGTCGTCGGGCGTGTCGACTTGCCGCTGATCGATCATCTGCTGAAATTCTGGCCCGTCGCGCTCGGCCTCACGTTGCTCATGGTGTCGGGCTTGACCAATGCGATCAATATCATCGACGGCTTTAACGGACTGGCCGGCGGCTTTGCGATCCTGGTGTTCGGCTCGCTCGGTCTCGTCGCTCATCAGGTGGACGACTGGCTCATTTTGAGCATCTCCCTGACGATGATCGGCGCCATCATGGGCTTTCTGATTTGGAACTATCCGTTCGCATCGATCTTTCTTGGCGATGGGGGTGCCTATTTCATCGGCTTCATCATGGCCGAGCTCGTCGTGCTGCTAATCACGCGTCATCCAAGCGTATCGGCTTGGTACGCTGCCGTCGTGACCATTTATCCCGTCTGCGAAACCGTGTTCACGATCTATCGGCGGCGCTTCGTGCGCGGTTGCGCTGCGGGCAAACCGGATGGCATCCACCTCCACACGCTGATCTTCCGGCGCCTGGTACGCCGTGGAGGGCATCCGGAAACCCCGCGCCAGCGCACGCGCCGCAACGCGAGGACGTCGCCCTACCTGTGGTTGATCAGTCTCATTGCCGTCGTGCCTGCCACTTTTTTCTGGCAGAACGAAGTGGTGCTCACCGCAACCGCAATAACGTTCATAGCGGTCTATGTCTGGCTTTATATCTCGATCGTCAAATTCAGGACGCCGCGCTGGCTCGTAACCTACATGCCGCACGAGGTCGAACCCCCAGCCACCGAAACCCCCACTAATCCGCCATGCTGA
- a CDS encoding glycosyltransferase gives MKIVHVISGLQVGGAEMMLYRLIQASQCDGVQHTVISMSSLDSMGERIRALGIEVRLLGMSRSVPNPFSLIRLVRWLVELRPDVVQTWMYHADLFGGVAARIARLVPGRGAGRLSRLTLAWGVHQTEFPSFGSGVKLALVAKCCARLSSWLPDVIVCCAEAARSSHSGGGYCHKRMHVIFNGFDLELFKPRPRDSDPLRPALDLGPAAQIVGIVGRYDPAKDYGNFVSAVAKASAMLPGCHFVMIGRGLDHGNRELTMMIGRAGIEGVCHLMGPRSDVHLVIPSLDLFCLSSRSEGLPTVVGEAMACGVPCVATDVGDTALLIGDTGCVVPRGDPEALAASMVSLLSLSREGLEQLGAQARSRMVSRFSIERCWAAYRHVYSTPRGALEFGVDPT, from the coding sequence ATGAAAATCGTTCACGTCATTTCCGGCCTCCAAGTGGGCGGGGCTGAAATGATGCTATATCGCCTGATCCAGGCGTCGCAGTGCGACGGCGTTCAACACACGGTCATCTCGATGTCGTCGCTCGACTCGATGGGTGAGCGCATTCGCGCGCTCGGCATCGAGGTGCGGCTGCTCGGAATGTCGCGCAGTGTGCCCAATCCGTTCAGTCTCATCCGTCTCGTGCGCTGGCTAGTCGAGCTTCGGCCGGATGTCGTGCAGACCTGGATGTATCACGCCGATCTGTTTGGCGGCGTTGCCGCGCGGATCGCGCGGCTTGTGCCCGGACGCGGCGCCGGCCGGCTGAGCCGGTTGACGCTCGCCTGGGGGGTGCACCAGACCGAATTCCCTTCGTTCGGTTCGGGCGTCAAGCTGGCGCTCGTCGCAAAGTGCTGCGCGCGGCTGTCGTCGTGGCTGCCCGATGTGATTGTGTGCTGCGCTGAAGCGGCGCGGTCGTCGCACTCCGGCGGTGGCTACTGCCACAAGCGAATGCATGTGATTTTCAACGGGTTCGATCTCGAGCTGTTCAAGCCGCGTCCGCGCGACAGCGACCCGTTGCGCCCGGCACTCGACCTGGGTCCCGCGGCGCAGATTGTCGGCATCGTCGGCCGCTACGATCCCGCCAAGGACTACGGTAACTTCGTCAGCGCGGTAGCGAAGGCGTCCGCGATGCTGCCTGGGTGCCACTTCGTCATGATCGGACGGGGTCTTGATCATGGCAATCGGGAACTCACGATGATGATCGGGCGGGCTGGCATCGAAGGCGTGTGTCATCTCATGGGCCCGCGCAGCGACGTGCATCTGGTGATCCCCTCGCTGGATCTTTTCTGTCTGTCGTCGCGAAGTGAGGGGCTGCCGACCGTCGTCGGCGAGGCGATGGCGTGCGGCGTCCCATGCGTCGCGACCGATGTCGGCGATACCGCGCTGTTGATCGGCGACACGGGTTGTGTCGTTCCGCGTGGAGATCCTGAGGCGCTGGCGGCAAGCATGGTGAGCCTCCTTTCGCTCAGTCGCGAAGGACTCGAGCAACTAGGCGCGCAGGCGCGCTCGCGTATGGTCTCGCGCTTTTCGATCGAGCGTTGTTGGGCAGCCTACCGGCATGTGTATTCGACGCCCCGAGGAGCGCTTGAGTTTGGCGTCGACCCCACTTAG
- a CDS encoding glycosyltransferase family 4 protein: MKIVLVVSAMGPGGAERVAAILSGAWTARSDSVTLVATYSKGGDSFFRLSDKVRVIFLAERTARNASKLFGYAARMAALRRIFVEEQPDVIVSFLTNVNVTAILASRGLRIPVVACEHNDPAADGRSVLWKTLCRLVYPQASALTFLSESMAAEFRRAREGVTPCIAVVPNPVPDELFGIAKPRRAGGRKRLISVGRLHPQKHYELLIETFAKIADEFEDWDLWIWGEGSERSMLTDRIAKLHLADRVFLPGRTQAAWDEMAAADAFVLSSRFEGMPMALMESMALGVPAVAFDCPSGPRELMRDGQDGLLIPPGDSDALAAALRRLLSDGSLREELGNKGARSIRERYSVATILAVWDRLFARLRVG; encoded by the coding sequence ATGAAAATTGTTCTCGTCGTCAGCGCGATGGGGCCGGGCGGTGCCGAACGTGTTGCCGCGATTCTGTCGGGCGCGTGGACCGCACGCAGCGACTCGGTAACGCTGGTCGCGACGTACAGCAAAGGCGGTGACAGCTTCTTTCGACTCTCCGACAAGGTGCGGGTGATCTTTCTGGCTGAACGAACCGCACGCAACGCATCCAAGCTTTTCGGGTACGCCGCGAGAATGGCTGCGTTGCGCAGGATTTTCGTGGAGGAGCAGCCGGACGTCATCGTGTCGTTTCTGACGAATGTCAACGTCACCGCAATCTTGGCCTCTCGCGGCCTGCGCATTCCGGTTGTGGCGTGCGAACACAACGACCCTGCCGCCGATGGCCGGTCGGTGCTGTGGAAGACGCTGTGCCGGCTCGTGTATCCGCAGGCGTCCGCACTGACGTTCCTCTCCGAATCGATGGCGGCGGAGTTCCGCAGGGCGCGCGAGGGCGTCACGCCATGCATCGCTGTCGTTCCCAATCCCGTTCCGGACGAACTATTCGGCATCGCCAAGCCACGGCGCGCGGGTGGCAGAAAACGCCTGATTTCCGTGGGTCGCCTGCATCCGCAAAAGCACTACGAACTGCTGATCGAGACATTCGCAAAAATCGCGGACGAATTCGAGGACTGGGATCTTTGGATCTGGGGCGAAGGCTCCGAGCGATCCATGCTGACAGACAGGATCGCGAAGCTCCATCTGGCCGATCGGGTCTTTCTGCCGGGACGGACACAGGCCGCATGGGACGAGATGGCCGCCGCGGACGCGTTCGTGCTGTCCTCGCGCTTTGAAGGGATGCCGATGGCGTTGATGGAAAGCATGGCGCTCGGCGTACCGGCCGTTGCATTCGACTGCCCGAGCGGGCCGCGCGAATTGATGCGCGATGGTCAGGATGGCCTGCTGATCCCACCCGGCGATTCGGACGCGCTTGCTGCTGCGCTTCGGCGTCTGCTGTCCGATGGCTCGTTGCGCGAAGAGCTCGGCAACAAGGGTGCGCGCTCAATCCGGGAACGGTATTCCGTCGCCACGATTCTTGCGGTTTGGGACCGGCTGTTCGCTCGGTTGCGTGTGGGTTGA
- the murJ gene encoding murein biosynthesis integral membrane protein MurJ, with the protein MFQLSRWRERVLSSHPDHLRIAWAAVRVSAFVLVGKCTGALKEMAIAYKYGISNIVDAYQFTNTLVTWLPTTLLTVISVVLVPMFVNLRTRASDDQARFIGEMEGAVAVTGVLLVLALYLGWPLAIRAMGGDLSAVTREMCRQMMFWLAPTGGLILASGIYAARLQARERHINTLLEGLPAAVILVSVLLTPPGNGVVPLVLGTVVGFALQVVWLRSLATRADGVPSRVHLSLHSPHWGPLSRSIQALMVGQIALCFCAPLDQYFMTRLGEGANGTLGYANRVLALLLGMGAMAAARATLPVFADIQKRGDPALARRTARIWALATLALGFACVVVSWLLAPTIIAVLFQRGAFTAADTLRVADVFRWGLLQVPFYFAVLVLWQLYISEGRFRLVANISLLAFALKVAGNFVLVRYFGIAGVQISTALLYASAFLLSLGMLRGSDAG; encoded by the coding sequence ATGTTCCAGCTTTCGCGGTGGCGGGAGCGGGTGCTCAGCAGCCATCCCGACCATCTGCGCATTGCGTGGGCCGCAGTGCGCGTCTCCGCGTTCGTGCTCGTCGGCAAATGCACCGGGGCGCTGAAAGAAATGGCAATCGCGTACAAGTATGGAATCAGCAACATCGTCGACGCGTACCAGTTCACCAACACCCTCGTGACGTGGTTGCCCACCACGTTGTTGACCGTAATCAGCGTCGTGCTCGTGCCCATGTTCGTCAATCTGCGCACGCGCGCAAGCGACGATCAGGCACGGTTCATAGGCGAAATGGAAGGGGCCGTGGCAGTGACCGGCGTGCTGCTTGTCCTTGCGCTATATCTGGGCTGGCCGCTCGCCATTCGCGCGATGGGCGGCGACCTGTCCGCGGTGACACGCGAGATGTGCCGGCAAATGATGTTCTGGCTCGCGCCTACCGGTGGACTGATACTCGCGTCCGGGATTTATGCCGCGCGTCTGCAGGCCCGCGAGCGGCACATCAATACCCTGCTTGAAGGGCTGCCGGCGGCAGTCATACTGGTGAGCGTGCTGCTGACCCCGCCCGGCAACGGCGTTGTGCCGCTGGTCCTTGGGACCGTCGTCGGCTTCGCTCTACAGGTTGTTTGGCTGAGGTCGCTCGCGACCCGCGCCGACGGCGTGCCGAGCCGCGTCCACCTGTCGCTGCACTCTCCCCATTGGGGGCCGCTGTCGCGATCGATCCAGGCCCTCATGGTCGGCCAAATCGCTCTGTGCTTTTGCGCGCCGCTCGACCAGTACTTCATGACCCGTCTCGGGGAAGGGGCGAACGGCACGCTCGGCTACGCCAACCGCGTGCTCGCGTTGTTGCTCGGCATGGGTGCGATGGCCGCCGCGCGCGCCACCTTGCCGGTATTCGCCGACATCCAGAAACGGGGGGACCCGGCACTCGCCCGGCGCACCGCGCGCATATGGGCGCTTGCCACGCTCGCGCTTGGCTTCGCTTGCGTTGTGGTGTCGTGGCTGCTCGCGCCAACGATCATCGCCGTGCTGTTCCAACGAGGCGCCTTTACCGCGGCAGACACGCTCAGGGTGGCGGATGTTTTTCGCTGGGGACTGCTACAGGTGCCGTTCTATTTTGCGGTGCTGGTGTTATGGCAGCTGTATATAAGCGAAGGACGCTTCAGGCTGGTGGCGAACATCTCGTTGCTGGCCTTCGCATTGAAGGTGGCGGGCAATTTCGTGCTGGTTCGCTACTTCGGCATTGCAGGCGTGCAGATTTCGACGGCGCTCTTGTATGCAAGCGCGTTCCTTCTATCGCTCGGCATGCTGCGCGGCAGTGATGCAGGCTGA
- a CDS encoding glycosyltransferase family 4 protein, which produces MLKQKVILLANTDWYLYHFRLSLAHMLRDRGFDVILLSPDGSYGPKLRDLGFCWEVMPMERRSLNPWREFGLVLWLARFFRRERPLLVHGFTIKGAVYGSLAARLVGVPIRVNAIDGMGYVFTSDQLRARMLRPVVRHVMRSAFHGERSAVILQNADDVALFKQSHIAAERSLRLIKGAGVNLGRYLPHGPRASQTRAPLRVVLAARLIWEKGIGEFVEASRMLRSEGRSVIFLLAGSPDDGNPAAIRRSQIEKWVGDGLLVWLGHVSDMPALLSDVDVVVLPSYYREGLPTTLIEGAACALPLITTDAPGCREVVTRNGEDGILIPARDAKALADAIRILDDDRALGVKLGLAARKKALEEFDESIVLGEMFAVYQELGATLPAPI; this is translated from the coding sequence ATGCTGAAGCAGAAAGTCATTCTTCTGGCCAACACGGACTGGTATCTATACCACTTCCGTCTGTCGCTTGCTCATATGCTGCGAGACCGCGGTTTCGACGTGATCCTGCTGTCGCCCGACGGCAGCTACGGTCCGAAGTTGCGGGATCTCGGCTTTTGCTGGGAGGTCATGCCGATGGAACGGCGCAGCCTCAACCCGTGGCGCGAGTTTGGGCTCGTGCTGTGGCTCGCGCGCTTCTTCAGACGCGAACGCCCGCTCCTCGTGCACGGCTTCACCATCAAGGGCGCGGTGTATGGCTCACTGGCGGCCCGGCTCGTCGGCGTGCCAATTCGCGTCAATGCGATCGACGGCATGGGTTACGTGTTCACTAGCGATCAACTGCGCGCGCGCATGCTCCGGCCCGTGGTGCGGCATGTGATGCGCTCCGCGTTTCATGGCGAGCGTTCGGCGGTCATATTGCAGAACGCTGACGACGTCGCGCTCTTCAAGCAGTCGCATATTGCGGCGGAGCGTTCGCTGCGGCTGATCAAGGGCGCAGGCGTCAATCTCGGACGCTATCTGCCGCACGGGCCGCGCGCGTCGCAGACGCGTGCGCCGCTGCGGGTCGTGCTGGCGGCGAGACTGATTTGGGAGAAGGGCATTGGCGAATTCGTCGAAGCGTCGCGGATGCTGCGGAGCGAAGGACGTTCGGTGATATTCCTGCTCGCCGGTTCTCCCGACGACGGCAATCCAGCTGCGATTCGCCGCAGCCAAATCGAGAAATGGGTTGGCGACGGCTTGCTCGTCTGGCTGGGTCACGTGAGCGACATGCCCGCACTGTTGTCGGACGTGGACGTCGTCGTGTTGCCGAGCTATTACCGCGAAGGTCTGCCGACGACGCTGATCGAAGGCGCAGCGTGTGCGTTGCCGCTGATTACGACAGATGCACCCGGCTGCCGCGAGGTGGTGACTCGCAACGGCGAGGACGGAATTTTGATTCCCGCGCGTGACGCAAAAGCGCTTGCCGACGCGATCCGCATCCTCGACGACGACCGTGCGCTCGGCGTCAAGCTCGGTCTCGCAGCGAGAAAGAAGGCGTTGGAAGAGTTCGACGAGAGCATCGTGCTCGGCGAGATGTTTGCGGTTTATCAGGAGCTCGGCGCTACGTTGCCGGCGCCGATTTGA
- a CDS encoding polysaccharide biosynthesis tyrosine autokinase, with translation MNVEQTSISSSVLAGHGDLPQMLDLLVRHWRTIAITTGVCLLLGGVIALTSPIYQANLLLRVEDQGDVPSTSKPELLSIVSPSFDAKSNAEAEMQVIRSRLIVANAVDKLKLDLISAPHRFPLIGAWLARHNTGLSKPGLLGLGGYAWGEEQIDVDTFDVPRKLEGRPFAVTALTGGRYELSGSDLASPVTGTVGKTETFKTKKGDLTLRVERIVAAPGIRFDLKRASRQDAIDEIQKRLQVVEQGDKSNVLNVSMRGSDPEWLSGTLNAIGDEYVSENNDRNATIAANSLTFLEHQLPAMKAEMEAAEHRYNAYRNSNTLVDASEEGRLIMQRIADAEVQLLNLQRTRAELADRYTPSHPIVVAVDNQIALTQQYLNNQKTRMKAMPLEEQGALGLMRDVRVTTELYSTVRNNIEELRLVQASKAGFAQVIDRAEAPEHPVRPIASLIVFASALLGLFAGVAITYVRQLLIAGVTEPEEVEARTGLMVYAMVPHSAKQHELDRRAKASEANDLILAHRYPRDPTVESLRSFRSALQFALQGAPNNIVMLAGPLPQVGKSFVAANLALIMAMAGKRVLLVDGDLRKGTLHRSFGLETGAGLAEVLADPTLFPEVIRRDVLPNLDILMCGTYPPNPSELLNGTVFDNLMHKASAQYDIVLLDSAPALAVSDAGIIAPCAGSVFLVARFSETRISEIEETTKRFAQTGARVCGVMLNGFTMQSMKYLHPGRYGSHAYIASHYNASAK, from the coding sequence ATGAACGTAGAGCAGACATCAATATCTTCATCGGTGCTGGCCGGCCACGGCGATTTGCCGCAGATGCTCGACCTCCTGGTGCGTCACTGGCGGACGATCGCAATCACGACAGGCGTTTGCCTGCTTCTCGGTGGCGTCATTGCGCTGACTTCGCCGATCTACCAGGCGAACCTTCTCCTCAGGGTGGAAGACCAGGGCGATGTTCCGAGCACCTCGAAGCCGGAACTGCTGAGCATCGTATCGCCGTCGTTCGATGCGAAGTCGAACGCAGAAGCCGAGATGCAGGTGATCCGGTCACGCCTGATCGTCGCGAATGCGGTCGACAAGCTCAAGCTGGACCTGATCTCCGCACCGCACCGCTTTCCCTTGATCGGTGCTTGGCTTGCCCGGCATAACACGGGTCTCTCGAAGCCCGGCTTGTTAGGCCTCGGCGGATACGCGTGGGGTGAGGAACAGATCGATGTCGACACGTTCGATGTGCCGCGCAAACTGGAAGGCCGGCCGTTTGCGGTCACCGCGCTGACTGGAGGACGCTACGAGCTGAGCGGCAGCGACCTTGCCAGCCCCGTCACGGGCACGGTTGGCAAAACCGAAACTTTCAAGACCAAGAAAGGCGACCTGACCTTGCGTGTTGAACGGATCGTGGCGGCACCCGGCATCCGCTTCGATCTCAAGCGGGCATCGCGACAGGACGCGATCGACGAGATCCAGAAGCGCCTGCAGGTCGTCGAGCAGGGCGACAAGTCGAACGTCCTGAACGTCTCGATGCGGGGAAGCGATCCTGAGTGGCTCAGCGGGACGTTGAACGCGATCGGCGACGAGTATGTGAGCGAGAACAACGATCGTAATGCGACCATCGCGGCGAACTCGCTAACGTTCCTCGAACACCAGCTGCCCGCGATGAAGGCTGAAATGGAGGCGGCCGAGCATCGCTACAATGCGTATCGCAATTCGAATACGCTCGTCGATGCGAGCGAAGAAGGCCGGCTGATCATGCAGAGGATCGCGGACGCGGAAGTGCAACTCCTCAACCTTCAGCGGACCCGTGCCGAACTGGCGGATCGGTACACGCCGTCGCATCCGATCGTGGTGGCGGTCGATAACCAGATCGCGTTGACCCAGCAGTACCTCAACAATCAAAAAACGCGGATGAAGGCGATGCCCCTGGAAGAGCAGGGTGCGCTTGGACTCATGCGCGACGTGAGGGTGACGACAGAGCTCTACTCCACGGTTCGCAACAACATCGAGGAGCTTCGGCTCGTCCAGGCAAGCAAGGCGGGTTTCGCACAGGTGATCGACCGCGCCGAGGCGCCGGAGCATCCCGTTCGTCCAATCGCTTCGCTGATCGTCTTCGCGTCCGCATTGCTGGGTCTGTTCGCCGGCGTTGCGATTACGTATGTCCGCCAACTGCTGATTGCCGGCGTGACCGAGCCCGAGGAAGTCGAGGCGCGCACGGGCCTGATGGTGTACGCGATGGTTCCGCACAGCGCGAAGCAGCACGAACTGGATCGCCGGGCGAAAGCTTCCGAGGCGAACGACTTGATTCTCGCGCACCGTTACCCACGTGATCCAACCGTCGAAAGCCTGCGTTCATTCCGATCGGCACTGCAATTCGCGTTACAAGGCGCGCCCAACAACATCGTCATGCTGGCGGGGCCGCTGCCGCAGGTCGGCAAGTCGTTCGTCGCCGCCAATCTCGCGCTGATTATGGCGATGGCCGGCAAACGCGTGCTGCTCGTCGACGGTGATCTGCGCAAGGGCACACTGCATCGCAGTTTCGGTCTTGAGACCGGCGCGGGACTCGCCGAGGTGCTTGCGGATCCTACGCTCTTTCCCGAGGTCATCAGGCGTGATGTCCTGCCGAACCTCGACATATTGATGTGTGGCACCTATCCCCCGAACCCGTCAGAGCTGCTGAACGGCACCGTTTTCGACAACCTGATGCACAAGGCGTCGGCGCAGTATGACATCGTGCTGCTCGATTCGGCACCCGCGCTCGCGGTCTCCGACGCGGGCATCATCGCGCCGTGTGCCGGGTCGGTCTTTCTGGTGGCGCGATTCTCCGAGACCCGCATTTCGGAAATTGAGGAAACGACCAAGCGTTTCGCTCAGACCGGCGCTCGCGTCTGCGGCGTCATGCTGAACGGCTTCACCATGCAGAGCATGAAGTACCTGCACCCAGGGCGCTACGGAAGCCACGCCTATATCGCGAGCCATTACAACGCGAGCGCGAAATAA